The nucleotide sequence GCATAAATCAGTGTAATATTAGGGCCAATACTTCTATCTTTATTCACAGCCGGTAACATTTTAAGATCCATGAGGAGAACCCGCGGGGGAGCGGACCTTCGGCAATGGGCGGAGCTCGTCCTACCGTGGCTTCCGCCGCCGGACCTAGCGGCCGCCGCCTCCACCTGTAAGGCCCTCAGCCGCGTAGGTAAATCCGTCTCCTCCCGACGCGCGTCCGATGCCACCCGCGGCCTAGAGCGCCACTCCATCCCTTTCCTCGACCCCACGGGCGATGGTCAACCCTACTCGTATTTCCTTTACACCCGATTCCCCGTCCTCGCCTTGTCCTCACCGGCTCCCTCCGCCCAGCCGTGGGGCGGAGACCCCGATAAAAATCGAATCTTGGATGCTTCTTCTCTGGCGGTCTTCGAGTCCCCGATCACGGGAAGCGGCGCCGGTTGCGGCTGCAACGTGTGCGCTCCTCTGGCAGTCGGGGATTACGGTCGCTGCCCGTGTTCGAGCCCCAAGATGGGATCTTTCTCAAGTTCCAATGCCGGAAACGGAACAGATCTGATGACAGAGTGCGGGACAAACTGTTCTTGTGGAGTTGAGTGCGTGAATCGATTGACTCAGAGAGGGGTTTCGGTTAAATTGAGGATCATTAAAGATAGGAATAAGGGTTGGGGATTGCACGCTGCTCAGTTCATCCACAGAGGGCAATTTGTTTGTGAATATGCCGGTATGGGCTTCTTATCCTATTTTCGCTGCTTCTCTGTCATTGGACAATGATTTTGCTCTGTGTAGGTGAGTTCTTGACGACAGAAGAAGCAAGGAGGAGGCAGCGAACTTACGATGAGCTTGCATGTGGTGGTAGGCTTCATCCTGCCCTTCTGGTTGTAAGAGAGCATCTTCCATCAGGCAAAGCATGCTTGAGAGTCAACATCGATGCTACTAAGGTGGGAAACATAGCTCGATTCGTCAATCACTCGTGCGATGGTGGCAATCTCTCGACAGTCCTGGTCAGGAACTCTGGGTCATTGCTTCCGCGACTCTGTTTCTTTGCTGCCAAGGATGTGGTTGATGGTGAAGAACTCACCTTCAGCTACGGAGTTGCTGATCTTACAAAGCAGGGTTTACCTTGCTTCTGTGGAAGCTCTTGCTGTGTCGGCAGGCTGCCGTCAGAAGAAACATGAACTCCGGTGGATGATACGTTTCTCATGGTTCTGCTGACTGTTGACTGTAGCCAAATTTAGATTTGGTTCACAATCTCTTTCCTCATTGTTTGGGTTGATTCCATGAACtgagattatttttttatgatgacgatGAACATATGTTCGTCACAAATTCCATATGGAGTGAATCTCATCAAAACCAAGAAAAAAATTGTTCACGACACTGAGTTAATGAGAATCGACAAGTGACAGACCAGAAAGAGGAATAAAATTGACGCAATCACCTAAAAAATAGTTCTGCCTTTACACACCCTGACATCAAACTCGCACCAGGAAAAACCTATGGAGGATGGCAACTAAATCCTGGTTGGAACTTTGGTCAACCATCAATGACAGGTGGGCCCAGGTATTTTACGCCATCCATCTCTAAATCCTTGGAAATGTCAATCTCTTCCAGCCATCCCAGATCATGTTTCTCCTCTCCACTTTGGTCAGTGGCATCATCTGCACAAGGTCCATAAGACTTTATAAACGAACAGAAATCATCTGTCTTGTTCAATCAGCACCAAACAAACAGATTACTCAGTGACATTATGCATGGCAGTAGTAGCCTGGCAAAATAGTTGGGTGAAGTCCAAAATAATACATTAGCATTAAAGACAGCAATCATAGTCAGTATTATGACACTGGTGAAGTCAAAGAACCACATGGTTTTCAAACAGTAGGAGAAACAAATTGTAAAGGAAAAGATTCAATGAGTCAGGTGACATACTGGATATAATACACATGCAAACTAACAGCTCATTGAATCATCACAATGTTTGCAAAACATGGATACTGTTATTTATTACAAGTCCATTGTAGTGTCAACTAAGATGCATATATTGGGCAGTAGGAATCAGAATCCACAAGCAAAGAACAAAGTCGAGCAACATGCATCTATTCGTAGGAGCTGATCATTGCTTACCTAAATATTTCGTGTAGGGATGATCGCGATAATACGTTATGTCGCGATTGTCTTCCTTTGAGTAAGGGGGTCCAAGAACATCGAGCACAGCACAGGGTGTGATGGCTGTGAAGGTATGGATGTTTCCCCCAGTTGTTGGATAAAGAATGGAGGTGTTGCAAGGTGCAGTGAAATCGGAATCGACCACCAGCTTTGCCGGCCTCACTGCAAATTATACCACACATTGCCATGGATTGAGAATTTGGTAAGATGGAATCAGAGAGAGCGAATGGGAGCTCACTTTTAGCTGAGGATGCGGAGATACTTGATTTATCGGGATCGATCCAATCGTATGATTTTATATGCATCGATCCCAATAGTAGCTTGCTGAAAACAGTCATCTCAGGGTGATTATGAAGAGGAATAACTGCTGTTAGGGGCAAGAAGAATATAcacatctgcaaggaaacatgaatGTATCAAAAAACAAGAACATTCTACCCCACATGTTAAAGGCACCTTCATCAAAGAAAGGGAACTTCCCGATAAATTCTTAATGCTTGTTAAGGAATCTAcatgtgttagtttggcaagtcccatagtcccacatcgggaaaatcagacttgttgtctcgtcttggaactataaataagggcctgggctttgaagtcagatgcaccataggtaccacaagtggcaccacaagaaaaacctaagtgtttgctttggtttaagtccatactcagttaaatagtttggacttatagtttggtttttcttgtttagtattttcaggtgttttatgacctaggaacatcttcctaaggcatttgtaattgtccctcttttgcagtagtaatttgctcctctttcgtccgtggatgtaggtcaaagtcaattgactgaaccacgtatatctggtgttctggtgttcttgtcgcttcttttattcttccgctttagaaatgtcaacttcggcttgtggcaactcaagatggaggccattttggttcaagacggagttgatttggtactacagggaaccgagagcattccagatgatatgtcaaaagaagagtttgcgggtatggataagaaggcccgatcaagcatcattctaaatctctctgacgaggttttacgggaggtagctacggagactacggctaagagcatgtgggacaagcttaaagccttttacatgaagaggacagtggagaatcgtctctacttgaagcagagtctatatatgcttcggatgactgaaggtacatctatactctcacatcttgataagtttgattctttggttatggatttggagaatatagatgcaaaaattgatgatgaggataaggctttgttactcttgtgttctcttccccaatcttttaagcatttccgtgatactttgatttatggaaaagaaatagttttgtatcaagaaattaaatatgcattgaaatctaaggagcagatagacaggaatatcactggggaaaatagagagaatcaggctgagggtctggttattagggggagaatggataaaagagaatttgacagtagtagatctaaatctagatctaaatctagacatagaaatttgtaatgcagatattgtcataaaatggggcacattaaatctgattgctttaaattgaaaaataaattaaagcaaaaggaaaaatttattgaaaaaactactgaatccgctgaagttagtgtagcaacagatgagattgttggaaatattttttctgctattgatgacaggacgaggtctaaaaatgaatggattttagattcaggttgttcttatcactagggatttgttttccacatatgaatcttgtaatgatggaattgttttgatgggcaataatgccgcatgtgatgttgttggtagaggtacaatccgaattaaaatgcatgatggtattgtgaggacgctcactaatgttagacatgttcctgatttaaaaaagaatctcatctctttaggcaccctagaggcccttgggtgtaaatacacaactgaaggtggagttatgaaagtttctagaagtgctcttgttgttatgaaagcttgtaggtctggtaactTGTATAttatgcagggaactactgtcacaggtttggttgcagtttcgtcatcatcattgtctgattctgacatcaccaaattatggcatatgcttttgggagcgaaaaaggtttgagcatattgagcaaaaggggtctactttgcggacagagtactgggccacttgatttttgtgaacactgcatttttggaaagcagaaaagagtcagcttcacttctccggcagttcacaaaacgaaaggtactcttgactatattcattcagacctttggggtccagctcatgttcagtctaagggtggtgccaggtatatgttgagtttcattgacgattattccaggaaagtttgggtttattttttgaagcataaaaatgatgtttttctaacatttaaacaatggaaggctttgattgagaagcaaacaggtaaacagattaagcggcttcgaacagataatgacatggaattttgtgaaggtgactttgaagaattttgcaaaaatgaaggaatcgttcgccatcgcactgttaggatgacgcctcaacaaaatagtgtggccgaacgtatgaacagaacactcttggagagggcaaggtgtatgatctcaaatgcagggttgacaaaggacttttgggcagagacgattaatatggcctgttacgttgtcaaccgcgctccttctgcagcacttaactttaaaactccggaggaagtttggttagatactcctgctgattattctgatttaaaattttttgggtgtccagcatacatgcatgtaaatgaaggaaaattagagcatcgggctaaaaagtacattttccttgggtatgcttctggggtaaaaggatacagattatggtgttctgatcccaaatccccaaaatttataatcagtagagatgttacttttgatgaattgtttatgttatcttccaaagaggattctactagttgttcaaatgatagtgcgcagaagcaagtgaagcttgagattggtagttcagattcttttaagtcgaactcttctactaaaagaatgccagtaggtggtcccgagtctactgacgcagatgatccaaaggaagagcaatattccatagccaaggatagaccacggagagatattcgaccaccacaaagatatgcaaatttggttgcatatgctttgtctgttgcagaagagacaagtgaagttggtgagcctacttcctactcagatgcagtttcctgtgataattccgctaagtggttgattgcgatgaatgaagaaattgagtctctccatcggaatagaacttgggatcttgtgaagccgcgttctggtaagaaaattgttggatgcaaatgggataccattgctgaaagaaaggtccttgttcagaaaattcatacgaaggacaatcgagctgatatgcttatgaaggttcttccggtttacaagttcaagcagtgcttggacttggttggtgttcattgttggtgattgcccgttggggcttttatgaagaaggtggagcaagttttgttggaacatgccaaggtggagatttgttagtttggcaagtcccatagtcccacatcgggaaaatcagacttgttgtctcgtcttggaactataaataagggtctgggctttgaagtcagatgcaccataggtaccacaagtggcaccacaagaaaaacctaagtgtttgctttggtttaaatccatactcagttaaataaattggacttatagtttggtttttcttgtttagtattttcgagtgttttatggcctaggaacatcttcctaaggcatttgtaattgtccctcttttgcagtagtaatttgctcctctttcgtccgtggatgtaggtcaaagtcaattgactgaaccacgtatatctggtgttctgatgttcttgtcgcttcttttattcttccgctttattgtcttgttgggttgccaaaattatcttgtggtaaatttcctggggctagctctaacaatatGTCATCATATCCAACAAATGCATCTTGCTAAGAGTGCAATTTCTCATGGTAAGCAAAGCATGGTGCCATCAAGGGGGCAAGTCTTACCGAAAAGTTGTCGCATTTATGTATGGTGGCATATGTGATCCTTGGGGTTCCACTggaagaacttttggacttaaagaAGAGTATGTCCGTGCTTAGCCCAACATCTTCTGGTCTCATTTTATCTGGAGATGGATAGAATCTCACATGGTTAGAACTTCCAGTAAGCACGGCCTTCAAACTTTAGCAAGAGCATGCGTTCAATGTTGATAATGAATACAAACTAGAAGATTACTGGGAAATTTTGTGTGCATAGAAGTATGGGTATAAATCGAGTTCTATCCGAAGCATGAAGCCAATAAAAAAACCTAGTtaagtaaaatattatttatggaTTGGAGTTCGTGCCTTCAAACACAGAGCATGGGTAGATGCATCAAATCTTACTTCAAGTTGGTATCAGCGCAATCAAAGAACGAATCTACAAGTATTAAAGACCAAGAAAGATACAACAATGGTTGGGATTCGCGCAAAGCAACGCTAGCAGGAGGTTCGGAGACGATACCTAAGAGGAGCTTCAGCATCTCGACGTCGGCGGGCTCCGGCACGGTCCCGGGGCCCTTGAATACCGACTTGCAGGCCACGAACAGCCGCTGGATGGCGGTGGAGGCCGCGTGCACCCTCCGCCGTGTCCTCCGGCTGCAACCCTGCTTCCTCACCAGCCTCTCGCCGTTCCGCTTCGCCCCCACTCGCTTCCCCTCCTCCCCATTGCTCGCCTCCACCTTCATCCCGTCTCGCCTGCAAGACGTAATGTTTCGCCGTTGGCGATTGTCGAGACGTCTCAAGGTCCGGGCTTTACACGCACCGGAGATCTAATATCGGCGGAGAAGTGGGAAAAGACCAGACATGGAGCGGATAAGCTCGAACTCAGGATCGGGATCCACGAAGAACAGTGGAAAAAATGGAACTTGCGCAAGGGAGGATTGGACAGGTGGGGGTATATAAAGGAGGGGCGGGGGGGAACAAAACCATGGGCCATCGCATGGCTTTGGCTTACGAAATCTCCATGGTTTCATGAAGCGAAGACCACGAAACTGCTCGAGTTCTTGGCCCCTTTCGGCTCCCTCCCCGCCTCCACCAGCCTATTAGCCATCCCGAAACAGCTCTCCCCGACCGTACACAGATTGCTGAGCACCCCACCTCGTCCTTTTTTAGTGTCTCAGTGTCATCGGTGAATTGACCCAAATGCTCTCATCGATGCAGGACGCCGTGTCTCATTGTCTCGGTGAAAGGACCGAAATGCCCTCATCGAGGTTGCAACGTCGCCGGACCAGTTTGGTAACTTCGCAAGAGTCACTGCTGTCAAAAAGATGCCATGTCCACCATGCAAAAAATGCTTTTTGCGTGTGATTTTGACACGCGTCATCCTCTGGGTGTACAAAAATTGACGTAGATGAGACTATGTTTGCTACGTCTTTCTGTCTTATACGGAGTCTGGTGGGAGCGCCCTTTCATATCCTGACCCACCACGGCCGACGCCATCGTATGCCACATGTACGCTCGTGAGCATCACGTGCTGGATCGCGCTGGGCAAAGGGATCCGCTGAAAGGCGACAGACGCGGAGGTTTAAAGACGAGTGACGTGTTTCGTGGGTGAGGGAGAGCCCGGGCGACTCTAGTGGCGGCACCGCACGTGAGTGGCCCATCCCATCGAAATTACCTGAATGAAATAAATTGGAAGTCATAAAAATATAAGTTATCGCGTTCCCGTAGTTTGCAATAATATGTGTTGCATACTGCTGCTTCATAAATATATGTGAGCACGTATAATTTTGGATGCACACGCGTATATGGCCATTAAAACGTTGCAAATGTTATGATATGATAGGAATCCCGATGCCGGTTCAAAAGCAAACCAGCATCCCACTCGGTTCGATTGGTAAGTCGGTCCGACCATACGGTCTCCCGACATAATAATTCCGCATTAACCAATCGCTTCGGTGGTGGATCGATTTAGTCCATTGCCATTCCTGCCCGACGCACAATAACTTGTCAGGGATGCGGTCCATTCCTGCATTTATAGTCATCGTCTACTGCTGCTTTCTGTTGGTTCCATTGACACATGGAATGTTTCGGCAGGCTTGGGTATTTGGTACATTGCAGCACAGATCCTGTCGCTGGACCATCTTTTCGCATGTGTGATACACGAGGTGAGAGCATCATTCAGAGTTCGGACATAGTGTGGGACAAATGTGTTGCAGCGAGAATGTCTCTCTTCCGATCAGCTATTAGCGTGATGTTGTTTTGAGGAAGCCATTGCATGGCTGTGGCCAAGGCTGGGTGGGACAACTCACGAAAAGTGCAGTCCACgtcattaaaataatattttaattgtcaatatcacatatatatatataatcacttATTATTAAGATTGTTATAATGGTTACGGTATTATCATCGATAAGAcattatttattaatttgatgatagtatattaaattaatttattaaagaTCTCATCTTATATATTTTAcatcttaaatattattttagtgaTAATGTACCATATATTTTTACTAAAAACTATGGTTCAAAatcttacctgatatattttacaTCTTGAATATTAATCTAACAATgatgtttttttaatatatttttttaaaaatattaactaTCTTAATTAGTAAAGATTAGGATAGTTTATTGTATGTTTTTAATCCGAAACTTACATTCTTatcttttaagaaaaatatatatcgtATATACTTTGTTGCTTTATGCACATCCACTGATGTTTGtgtcaaacaaaaaataataattctatCGCTACCACTGGCCATTCTATATAACATAATTAACATTAGAATTAGAATTGTTGGATGAAATAAAAGTAAGCATAGTTTATGTTATTTTGCCATAATCTTACAATAACACAGTGATCATAAATTCaaattttctttttggttttagATTAGGTGGCTTCTCATTGTCGTTTAGAATTGTTGGATGAAGTAAAATTAAGCATAGTTTATGTTATTTTGCCATATCATTACAATAGCACAGTGATCATAAATTCAAATTTTCTTCTTGATTTTGGATTAGGTGGCTTCTCATTGACGTTCAATGGCTACATAACCTTATTAAAATGGTTATTATGGTTTTTTCTCAAATTTTattataatcataaaaaaaagttATTGGACATGTATGAgcattctaaatattttattttggttaTTTCCAAAAAAATTTATGTAGCAATTGGTAATTTTACAAAATGATGATCTTTTAAAAATACCTATATTTTGAGTATTTTCTAATTGgtacccttttttatttttttcaaacaatGCTTCTAACTTAAAAATATCTTAAGTAGCCCTTAAAAAAAATTTGTCAAAATTTTTATCcatttttatcaattttaaattACTATAATATTATTCAATAGTATTTATAATGCTTTATTGATGtactgaaaatactataaatgttatTAACTATAAACGACAACATATCATATTTTTTCTTTGGTTATCATTactcatatattatatttttaggcttgtaattagtttgattaaaattaaaagtctatttagatcatttataatGTTTTCGAGTAggctttatagtgtttttattatgaTAGTCAAAATAttgtaataaattaatttttaatttttattcaggTAATATTATTCTTTTAAgtcattattaatatatatttgaatgatatatgaaatgaatTCTAGTATATTTTGATTCTatctaatttatttaaaatatttttaagtaaatcttataatatttttattgtgataactAAAATGCTATAATAACGAGcatatttgaaaaataatttatataatttttaaattaggaTCATACAAGTCTCCCGACTGGTGATACCAAATACGACACTCGACAAGAttcatttttctttctctttctcacgGAGCGATGCTCTCACGATGTCAGGCCATTCGTTCGATCCCCTCTATACTAATCCTCGACTTCATTGTTCTCGATATAGGTttttgctcaacaatgttacgtcGATCgaatatcctctagattttcgctCGTCGATTGATTATACGATGAATCTACTCCCCGGTTAAGCACTCTGGTAATCATCGACTATGTCGTCATTCTTGGTTCTTTGCATAAGAAGGTTAGGTAAATTGTAAGTGCTTTTTCATATCTTTACCAACTATGTCTTCTTGGCGGTTCTCCTTATTCTTATTTATGTTGGGATGGAGAAGCAAAGAAACGATAAAAACATAATACTGTGATGCAATTAAAAAGaataatttcgataaaaaaaatcgatgtagtatttaaataaGAGGATTAACATAGAACATTTACAAGAGATTCTCAAGTGTATACTCCTTATCTTGCTTCATAAACTATGGTCCTATATATAGGACCTAGAGGTTATTACCTCACTCCATCATGTCACTCATGATTGAGTTACGTATagaaactaccctataacttctaAATTATGGACCACTTCTTAAAATATATTGATAACTATCTAAAAAatggtaactacctagataactactatgaatcaattctcaacactcccccttgattcatagttatatgcatcaatttgtaatatgaaataaacatgcttttgaactAGAAGCAACTTAGTGAGGATATATGTAACTTATTCATCTGTTCCATAATATTTTATTGCTATGACTCTATTTGTCATAAGATCCCAGATAAAATGATAACGTATCTCTATATACTTcattttttcataaaatattagattattcgTCATTGTAATTGTGGCTTTCTTGTCACAAAACATTTTCATTGCTTCTTTTCGTTctgatgaagatcttcaagaagtaTTCTAAGCTATATTGCTTGACAAATTGTCGATGTTACGAC is from Musa acuminata AAA Group cultivar baxijiao chromosome BXJ3-8, Cavendish_Baxijiao_AAA, whole genome shotgun sequence and encodes:
- the LOC135646147 gene encoding plant cysteine oxidase 2-like → MKVEASNGEEGKRVGAKRNGERLVRKQGCSRRTRRRVHAASTAIQRLFVACKSVFKGPGTVPEPADVEMLKLLLDKMRPEDVGLSTDILFFKSKSSSSGTPRITYATIHKCDNFSMCIFFLPLTAVIPLHNHPEMTVFSKLLLGSMHIKSYDWIDPDKSSISASSAKMRPAKLVVDSDFTAPCNTSILYPTTGGNIHTFTAITPCAVLDVLGPPYSKEDNRDITYYRDHPYTKYLDDATDQSGEEKHDLGWLEEIDISKDLEMDGVKYLGPPVIDG
- the LOC135646146 gene encoding histone-lysine N-methyltransferase SUVR3-like; amino-acid sequence: MRRTRGGADLRQWAELVLPWLPPPDLAAAASTCKALSRVGKSVSSRRASDATRGLERHSIPFLDPTGDGQPYSYFLYTRFPVLALSSPAPSAQPWGGDPDKNRILDASSLAVFESPITGSGAGCGCNVCAPLAVGDYGRCPCSSPKMGSFSSSNAGNGTDLMTECGTNCSCGVECVNRLTQRGVSVKLRIIKDRNKGWGLHAAQFIHRGQFVCEYAGEFLTTEEARRRQRTYDELACGGRLHPALLVVREHLPSGKACLRVNIDATKVGNIARFVNHSCDGGNLSTVLVRNSGSLLPRLCFFAAKDVVDGEELTFSYGVADLTKQGLPCFCGSSCCVGRLPSEET